One segment of Fusarium oxysporum f. sp. lycopersici 4287 chromosome 7, whole genome shotgun sequence DNA contains the following:
- a CDS encoding carbonic anhydrase, translating to MAFFKTKMPALETSPVSSPVLYPSVTSDFEAANLKYAAKFTQSHLPSPPRRKVAVVACMDSRLDVEKVLGLDLGDAHVIRNAGGRAVEALRSILISQQMLGTREIIVMHHTGCGMQSFSDTDFRSKIRRELKEDVDHMAFLPFSDLRQSVIDDVAFLRKSPLILDVPITGYVYDVKTGRIEQVDERADSECSSP from the exons ATGgccttcttcaagaccaagatgcCTGCACTTGAGACTTCACCCGTGTCCTCACCAGTCCTCTATCCCTCCGTCACGTCTGACTTTGAAGCTGCAAATCTCAAATATGCAGCAAAGTTTACCCAGTCCCACTTACCATCTCCGCCCCGTCG AAAGGTAGCGGTGGTAGCGTGCATGGACAGCAGATTGGACGTTGAGAAAGTACTGGGTCTAGACCTTGGCGATGCCCATGTCATCCGAAATG CTGGCGGTCGTGCTGTAGAAGCACTTCGATCAATCTTGATTTCTCAGCAGATGCTGGGCACGCGTGAGATTATTGTCATGCACCAT ACCGGCTGCGGCATGCAGAGCTTCTCCGACACAGATTTCCGGTCCAAGATCAGACGAGAACTAAAGGAAGACGTGGACCACATGGCGTTTCTTCCGTTTTCTGATTTGCGGCAGAGTGTTATTGATGACGTTGCGTTTTTGCGCAAGAGTCCGTTGATTTTGGATGTACCTATTACTGGGTATGTTTATGATGTCAAGACAGGTCGGATTGAGCAGGTTGATGAGAGGGCTGATTCGGAGTGCTCCAGCCCTTAA
- a CDS encoding benzoate 4-monooxygenase, translating into MSDSDFYDAFVSIRRGLFNTRDRAEHTRKRKLISHVFSAKSISQFEPYIHANLELFVKQLDKLVASGQTTDKNGKRQALIDCLPWFNYLAFDVIGDLAFGVPFGMLANGADVAEVRETPDSAPIYASAIEILNRRGEVSATLGCWPQLKPYAQWLPDPFFSNGLNAVKNLAGIAIARVKARLDNPPSVERKDLLARLMEGRDEKGEPLGREELTAEALTQLIAGSDTTSNSSCALLYHVTRTPGVLEKLQAELDEAIPADVSVPTYDMVRDLTYLNNVISETLRYHSTSGIGLPRQIPDNSPGVTIKGHYFPPGSVLSVPTYTLHHSKEIWGSDADDFKPERWDSVNNLQKTAFNPFSHGPRACVGRNVAEMEMKLIAATWARRYTPELKQEVMETREGFLRKPLGLDIALKMR; encoded by the coding sequence ATGAGCGACAGTGATTTCTACGACGCTTTTGTTTCAATTCGACGAGGTCTCTTCAACACTCGCGATCGCGCTGAGCACACACGAAAGCGCAAGCTCATCTCTCACGTCTTTTCCGCCAAGTCAATCAGCCAATTTGAGCCTTACATCCACGCCAACCTTGAACTTTTCGTCAAACAGCTCGACAAACTTGTCGCATCAGGCCAGACTACCGATAAGAATGGAAAGCGACAAGCGCTTATTGATTGTCTCCCATGGTTCAACTACCTCGCATTTGATGTCATCGGCGACCTTGCTTTTGGTGTACCCTTCGGCATGCTCGCAAATGGCGCCGACGTAGCTGAAGTTCGAGAGACGCCCGACAGCGCGCCTATTTATGCGTCCGCGATTGAGATTCTGAACAGAAGAGGTGAGGTCAGCGCGACGTTGGGTTGCTGGCCGCAATTGAAGCCGTATGCACAATGGTTGCCCGACCCGTTTTTCAGCAACGGCCTCAACGCAGTCAAGAATCTTGCGGGAATTGCGATCGCGCGCGTCAAGGCCAGATTGGATAACCCACCATCCGTTGAGCGAAAAGATCTTCTCGCGCGACTCATGGAAGGCAGAGATGAGAAGGGTGAGCCGTTGGGTCGCGAGGAATTGACAGCAGAAGCTTTGACGCAGCTCATCGCCGGCAGTGACACCACGTCCAATTCGTCATGCGCTTTACTGTATCACGTCACACGAACTCCCGGCGTTCTCGAGAAGCTACAGGCCGAGCTTGACGAGGCGATCCCCGCTGACGTATCAGTCCCTACGTACGACATGGTTCGTGACCTAACCTATCTCAACAACGTCATCAGTGAAACCCTCCGATATCATTCGACATCCGGCATTGGCCTCCCGCGCCAAATTCCCGACAACTCCCCCGGCGTCACGATCAAAGGTCATTATTTCCCGCCCGGCAGCGTGCTGAGCGTGCCGACGTACACGCTGCATCACTCGAAGGAGATCTGGGGCTCTGACGCAGATGACTTTAAGCCTGAGCGTTGGGATAGTGTGAATAACCTGCAAAAGACTGCGTTTAATCCGTTTAGTCATGGGCCGAGGGCGTGTGTGGGCAGGAATGTCgcggagatggagatgaagttgATCGCGGCGACGTGGGCGAGGAGATACACGCCGGAGTTGAAGCAGGAGGTTATGGAGACACGCGAGGGGTTCTTGAGGAAGCCATTGGGGTTGGACATCGCGCTTAAGATGAGGTAG
- a CDS encoding alcohol dehydrogenase (At least one base has a quality score < 10): MTSEMKYARVGKSGLKVSQIILGCMSFGDKNWQPWLLEKDEALPILKYAFDKGINTWDVADTYSNGESERILGAAIKHYNIPRSKLVIMSKCFQFVDEEKGPIDPATLTSNDGSRVNRVGLSRKHILDAVDQSVERLGTYIDVLQIHRMDRDVPPEEIMKALNDVIESGKVRYIGASSMGAWEFQMLQNVAEKNGWHKFISMQGLYNLLYREEEREMNPYCNYTGVGLFPWSPLAAGVLAHSWTDRTDAREQKDPFLKLLFRGEDQNVDRAIVDRVEQLAQKKGVAMAQIAQSWLIVKGCMPICGLESKERIDQAVGALQVTLSDEEIAYLEELYVPKVPFPF; this comes from the exons ATGACATCCGAAATGAAATATGCCCG GGTTGGGAAGTCTGGTCTCAAAGTCTCACAGATCATCCTGGGATGCATGAGCTTCGGCGACAAGAACTGGCAACCCTGGCTTCTTGAAAAAGACGAAGCTCTCCCGATCCTCAAGTATGCCTTCGACAAGGGCATCAACACGTGGGATGTCGCCGATACATACTCGAATGGAGAGTCAGAGAGGATCCTTGGCGCGGCTATCAAGCACTACAACATTCCCCGCTCAAAGCTGGTCATTATGTCCAAGTGCTTCCAGTTCGTCGATGAAGAAAAAGGCCCTATAGATCCTGCAACTCTCACCAGTAACGATGGTTCTCGCGTCAACAGAGTCGGCCTCTCTCGAAAGCACATTCTTGATGCAGTGGATCAGAGTGTCGAACGACTGGGCACCTACATCGATGTTTTGCAGATTCACAGAATGGATCGTGATGTTCCGCCAGAGGAGATTATGAAAGCACTCAATGATGTAATCGAAAGTGGAAAGGTTCGCTATATTGGTGCCAGCTCG ATGGGAGCTTGGGAGTTTCAAATGCTCCAGAACGTCGCCGAGAAAAACGGATGGCATAAATTCATCTCCATGCAAGGTCTATATAACCTTCTCTACCgcgaagaagaaagagaaatgaATCCTTACTGCAATTACACCGGGGTCGGTCTGTTCCCTTGGTCTCCCCTTGCCGCGGGAGTTCTTGCACATTCTTGGACCGACAGAACAGATGCTCGAGAGCAGAAGGACCCCTTCCTCAAGCTTCTATTCCGCGGTGAAGACCAAAACGTTGATCGAGCCATTGTTGACCGTGTTGAGCAGTTGGCTCAGAAGAAGGGTGTCGCTATGGCTCAGATAGCGCAGTCTTGGCTGATTGTGAAGGGATGCATGCCTATCTGTGGTTTGGAGAGTAAAGAAAGAATTGATCAGGCAGTGGGAGCCCTTCAGGTAACACTAAGCGATGAGGAGATCGCGTATCTCGAAGAGCTCTATGTTCCCAAGGTGCCATTCCCTTTCTGA
- a CDS encoding benzoate 4-monooxygenase, with translation MAVVDILFTWWSIPIAACVLIATYLYSYFVTYGHLRDIPAPFPAQFTNLWLLYVCRRGGRYRVVDEIHKRLGPVVRIQPNHTSIADPDAIATIYGHGNGFLKSDFYDAFVSIRRGLFNTRDRAEHTRKRKLISHVFSAKSISQFEPYIHANLELFVKQLDKLVASGQTTDKNGKRQALIDCLPWFNYLAFDVIGDLAFGVPFGMLANGADVAEVRETPDSAPIYASAIEILNRRGEVSATLGCWPQLKPYAQWLPDPFFSNGLNAVKNLAGIAIARVKARLDNPPSVERKDLLARLMEGRDEKGEPLGREELTAEALTQLIAGSDTTSNSSCALLYHVTRTPGVLEKLQAELDEAIPADVSVPTYDMVRDLTYLNNVISETLRYHSTSGIGLPRQIPDNSPGVTIKGHYFPPGSVLSVPTYTLHHSKEIWGSDADDFKPERWDSVNNLQKTAFNPFSHGPRACVGRNVAEMEMKLIAATWARRYTPELKQEVMETREGFLRKPLGLDIALKMR, from the exons ATGGCTGTTGTCGACATCCTCTTCACCTGGTGGTCAATCCCCATTGCCGCATGTGTCCTCATCGCGACGTATCTCTACTCATACTTTGTGACCTATGGGCATCTGAGAGATATCCCAGCGCCTTTCCCGGCGCAGTTCACGAATCTGTGGCTTCTCTACGTCTGCAGGCGTGGTGGACGATATCGCGTCGTGGATGAGATTCACAAGAGATTGGGTCCTGTCGTACGAATCCAGCCCAACCACACTTCCATCGCCGATCCTGATGCGATCGCAACCATTTACGGCCACGGAAATGGCTTCTTGAAATC TGATTTCTACGACGCTTTTGTTTCAATTCGACGAGGTCTCTTCAACACTCGCGATCGCGCTGAGCACACACGAAAGCGCAAGCTCATCTCTCACGTCTTTTCCGCCAAGTCAATCAGCCAATTTGAGCCTTACATCCACGCCAACCTTGAACTTTTCGTCAAACAGCTCGACAAACTTGTCGCATCAGGCCAGACTACCGATAAGAATGGAAAGCGACAAGCGCTTATTGATTGTCTCCCATGGTTCAACTACCTCGCATTTGATGTCATCGGCGACCTTGCTTTTGGTGTACCCTTCGGCATGCTCGCAAATGGCGCCGACGTAGCTGAAGTTCGAGAGACGCCCGACAGCGCGCCTATTTATGCGTCCGCGATTGAGATTCTGAACAGAAGAGGTGAGGTCAGCGCGACGTTGGGTTGCTGGCCGCAATTGAAGCCGTATGCACAATGGTTGCCCGACCCGTTTTTCAGCAACGGCCTCAACGCAGTCAAGAATCTTGCGGGAATTGCGATCGCGCGCGTCAAGGCCAGATTGGATAACCCACCATCCGTTGAGCGAAAAGATCTTCTCGCGCGACTCATGGAAGGCAGAGATGAGAAGGGTGAGCCGTTGGGTCGCGAGGAATTGACAGCAGAAGCTTTGACGCAGCTCATCGCCGGCAGTGACACCACGTCCAATTCGTCATGCGCTTTACTGTATCACGTCACACGAACTCCCGGCGTTCTCGAGAAGCTACAGGCCGAGCTTGACGAGGCGATCCCCGCTGACGTATCAGTCCCTACGTACGACATGGTTCGTGACCTAACCTATCTCAACAACGTCATCAGTGAAACCCTCCGATATCATTCGACATCCGGCATTGGCCTCCCGCGCCAAATTCCCGACAACTCCCCCGGCGTCACGATCAAAGGTCATTATTTCCCGCCCGGCAGCGTGCTGAGCGTGCCGACGTACACGCTGCATCACTCGAAGGAGATCTGGGGCTCTGACGCAGATGACTTTAAGCCTGAGCGTTGGGATAGTGTGAATAACCTGCAAAAGACTGCGTTTAATCCGTTTAGTCATGGGCCGAGGGCGTGTGTGGGCAGGAATGTCgcggagatggagatgaagttgATCGCGGCGACGTGGGCGAGGAGATACACGCCGGAGTTGAAGCAGGAGGTTATGGAGACACGCGAGGGGTTCTTGAGGAAGCCATTGGGGTTGGACATCGCGCTTAAGATGAGGTAG
- a CDS encoding hypothetical protein (At least one base has a quality score < 10), with product MGSTTEYVNMPTLTLYRANGSCSLIPHAILRHYKIPFTAVRLKFGPDGLEAADGSFSNAHYRSIHPRGYVPALTVDNEVITEMPAILSYMNSLLSKENLFGIGSIQQAKVLEWLVFLSGTLHGLGYGAWLAPGRFSDDVTAHDKIRAKGREVIHECFKRIDDRAKDHEFIVGSA from the coding sequence ATGGGATCTACCACAGAATATGTCAACATGCCTACCTTAACACTCTATCGAGCAAATGGATCCTGCTCTCTTATTCCTCACGCGATTCTTCGTCACTACAAGATCCCTTTTACCGCAGTTCGACTAAAGTTCGGACCCGACGGGCTCGAAGCAGCTGACGGAAGCTTCAGTAACGCTCATTATCGATCTATTCACCCAAGAGGATACGTACCTGCTCTGACTGTCGATAACGAAGTCATTACTGAGATGCCCGCTATTCTGAGTTACATGAACTCGCTTCTCTCCAAAGAAAACCTCTTCGGCATTGGATCCATTCAACAAGCTAAGGTTTTGGAGTGGCTTGTCTTCCTATCTGGCACACTGCACGGCCTTGGATATGGAGCTTGGCTGGCTCCTGGGCGGTTCAGTGACGATGTTACTGCCCATGATAAGATTCGTGCCAAGGGAAGGGAGGTTATTCATGAATGTTTCAAGAGGATAGACGATAGGGCGAAAGATCATGAGTTTATTGTCGGAAGTGCGTGA
- a CDS encoding carbonic anhydrase, with translation MDSRLDVEKVLGLDLGDAHVIRNAGGRAVEALRSILISQQMLGTREIIVMHHTGCGMQSFSDTDFRSKIRRELKEDVDHMAFLPFSDLRQSVIDDVAFLRKSPLILDVPITGYVYDVKTGRIEQVDERADSECSSP, from the exons ATGGACAGCAGATTGGACGTTGAGAAAGTACTGGGTCTAGACCTTGGCGATGCCCATGTCATCCGAAATG CTGGCGGTCGTGCTGTAGAAGCACTTCGATCAATCTTGATTTCTCAGCAGATGCTGGGCACGCGTGAGATTATTGTCATGCACCAT ACCGGCTGCGGCATGCAGAGCTTCTCCGACACAGATTTCCGGTCCAAGATCAGACGAGAACTAAAGGAAGACGTGGACCACATGGCGTTTCTTCCGTTTTCTGATTTGCGGCAGAGTGTTATTGATGACGTTGCGTTTTTGCGCAAGAGTCCGTTGATTTTGGATGTACCTATTACTGGGTATGTTTATGATGTCAAGACAGGTCGGATTGAGCAGGTTGATGAGAGGGCTGATTCGGAGTGCTCCAGCCCTTAA